The following is a genomic window from Desulfovibrio porci.
GCCGCTGGTCCGCATCATCCCCACGGGCGACGAAGTGCTGGACTTCGAGCAGCGCCCCGATCCGGGCCGGGGACAGGTCGTGGAATCCAATTCGCAGGTGCTGGCGGCCATGGCCCGCGAACTGGGCTGCCGGGTGGAGCGCGTCAAGCCCGTGCCGGACCAGCCGGACCGGCTGCGCGCGGCCCTGCTGGACAGCCTGGACGCGGGCGCGCATGCGGTGATCTTTTGCGCCGGTTCCTCGGCGGGCAGCAAGGACTACACCCGCTCCATCCTGGAAAGCGAGGGGGAAATCCTGGTGCACGGCATCGCGGCCATGCCCGGCAAACCCTCGCTGGCCGCAATCTGCCGGGGACGGCCCGTATTCGGCGCGCCGGGCTATCCGGTGAGCAGCCTGATCTGTTTTGAGGAATTGATCACCCCGGTCATCTGCCTGCTGGCGCACCGCCCCCTGCCCGCCCGGCCCGAAATCGAGGTGGAGCTGACCCGCAGTCTGCCCTCGCGCCTCGGGCTGGAGGAATTCGTGCATCTGGCCGTGGGCCGGGTGGGAGAAAAGGCCGTGGGCATTCCGCTCAACCGGGGCGCGGGCAACATCACCACAGTGACACGCGCCCAGGCGGTCATGCGCATTCCGGCCGAGGCCGAAGGCATCGCCGAGGACAGCCTGGTGCGGGCGCGCCTCTCCGTGCCCCCGGCCCGGCTCTACGACAATCTGATCTGCGTGGGCAGCCACGACAACGTGCTGGACCTGCTGGCCGACGAACTCATGGGCCTGCCCCGCGCCTTCCGCCTGATTTCCGCGCATGTGGGCAGCATGGGCGGCATCGCGGCCCTGAAAAAGGGCGTCTGCCACATGGCCGGGATGCATCTGCTGGAAGAGGACAGCGGCGACTTCAACTTCGCCTTTCTGCGCAAGTTTTATCCCGAGGGCAGGATCGTGCTGCTCAACCTGGCCATCCGCCGGCAGGGCCTGATCGTCCCGGCGGGCAATCCCAAGGGCGTCAGGGGCGTGGAGGATCTCAAGGGCAAAGGCCTGCGCTACATCAACCGCCAGCGCGGCGCGGGCACGCGCATCCTCTTTGACTGGCATCTGCGGCGCGCGGGCCTCAAACCCGCGGATGTGGACGGCTACGCCAAGGAAGAAAGCACACACATGGCCGTGGCCGTCAACGTGCTGACCGGCGCGGCGGACTGCGGCATGGGCATTTACGCGGCGGCGCGGGCTCTGGGCCTGGATTTCGTGCCTCTGGCGCGCGAACGCTACGATCTGGCCGTTCCGGAACGCTTCTGGGAAGACCCGCGCATCCTGGCCGTGCGCGACATGCTGCAAACCGAAGCCTTCAAGGCCCGCCTGGAAAATCTGGGCGGCTATGAAACCGGGCTCACCGGACAGATCATGCACCCGGGCGTCCGGCTGGGGGAATAATCGCGGCGAAACCCCGCCGACGGGAGAACGGCGGGGTTTCGGTCGGAAGGCCGGGCCGCGAACGGACCCGGCGGAGGCTTGGGCCAGATCAGAGCATGGGCCGCAAGGAATTACGATAAATCCTGGCCACGCGCTCACGTGATCCCTTGACCGGCGCCACGGAGAGCAGCAGGCCCAGCGAGGGGGTCTGCTCCACCAGGTCGCAGAACTTGTCCACATCCGCCTCGCTGATGCCGAGGTCCGTCAGCTTCCGGGTCACGCCCAGGCTGAACAGCCATTCCTCCACGGCCTTGGCGGCCTTGCGGGCCTCGTCGGGCGTGCCCTTGAGGCCGGGAGCCAGGGGTTCCAGAATATGGGCCAGCACGCCGGGCCGCGCGGGATAACATTCTTCAATGACGGCGGGCAGCAGCACGGCCAGGCCCAGGCCGTGGGTCAGGTTCGGCTGCACGGCGCTGAGCGGATGCTCCAGAGCGTGGGTGAAGTGCAGCAGGCCGTTGTCAAAGGCCACTCCGGCCTGCATGGCGGCAAAGGCCAGCTCATACCGCGCCTTCAGGTTTTTGGGATCTGCCACGGCCTTGGGCAGCCAGGCGTGCACCAGGCGGACAGTCTCCCGCGCGAGCATCACGGCAAAGGGATTGGATACCGTGGTGGTGGCGGCCTCTATCACGTGATTGACCGCGTCGATGGAGACGTAGCGGGTCTGGTCGGCTGAAAGGCCGGTCATCAGGGCCGGATCGTCGATGGCGTAACGCGGATAGATGCAGTCGTAAGCGATGGCGGGCTTGTAGTTGAGCCGGGTCACCGTGGCCACGGCGAAACGGTTCACTTCGCTGCCCGTGCCGTGGGTCAGGTTGATGGCAATGACCGGCAGCGCCGTGGTCGGCGTGAAGCGGAAACAGTAGAGATCCTCGCCGGTCTTGCCGGGATTGGCCAGCAGGATGGCCGCGCTTTTGCCGCAGTCAATGGGGCTGCCACCGCCGATGGCCAGCACGGCTTCGGCATTGACCGCCCGGCCCAGGGCGGCGGCCTCGTCCACGCTTTCCGTGGTGGGATTGGGCGTAACCTTGTTGTACAGGGCGAGCCTGATCCGGTGCCTGGCGGCGGCCGCCTCCACCTTGTCCCACGCGCCCGTGGCCTTGTAGGCGTGCCCGCCGCTGACGCAAAGCAGCGCCCGCACGCCTTCGGCCCTGAACCGGCCCAGAATGTCGTCGATTTTATCTATGGCGCCCACGCCCAGGTAGGCGGTAGTCTTCACGCGGATTTCCCTGACAGTATTATAATCGCAACCTTCATCCCACATGGCGACCTCCATATGTCGATGCCTGTGCTGTTTGATTGCTCAATCTTTTCAATTCAAAGATAGACTCACGTCCAGTGGAGGTCAAGGATTTGTATAAAATTTCACAAAATATTTATCTAATAATTTCAATATATAATATATTCATACTAAGAAAAAATAAAATATTTTTGCAGCACGCCTTTTATTTGTCCAAACATTCACAATAAAAAAGACCACGGCTTGCCGCCATGCCGTAAAGGTCGTAAGGTAACAGCTCCGGCGGAAGCCGGATCAACACCGCTCTTCAGGAGGGCATCGCCATGAAAATCGGCATTATCCGTTGTCGGCAGACTGAGGATTACTGTCCCGGAACCACGGACTTCGTCACGGCCGCCAAAGGCAAGGGCGCGTTTGAATCCTTGGGAGGCTGCGAGGTGGTGGGCTTCATTTCCTGCGGAGGCTGTCCCGGCAAGAGCGCCGTGCTGCGCGCCCAGATGCTCCGCGACCGGGGAGCCGAAGCCGTGGCCCTGGCCTCCTGCATCACCAAAGGCAACCCCATCGGCTTCCCCTGCCCCAACCGGGAAATGATGCTGGCGGCCATCCGCCGTAAGCTGGGCGACGAT
Proteins encoded in this region:
- a CDS encoding molybdopterin biosynthesis protein; the protein is MSFKRNVYLKILPLPEAVAKVLDALADRSAGQDDVRSLLPGREFCPAQEAVGRVLHEAVHARYSSPTCHAAAMDGFAVRAADTFAAREGEPLLLREGETCFAVNTGQPLPANCDAVIMIEHVAVDGRGGVSVEAPAFPWQHVRRIGEDIVATELLFPRNHQIRPCDVGALLSGGIWEVPVWEQPLVRIIPTGDEVLDFEQRPDPGRGQVVESNSQVLAAMARELGCRVERVKPVPDQPDRLRAALLDSLDAGAHAVIFCAGSSAGSKDYTRSILESEGEILVHGIAAMPGKPSLAAICRGRPVFGAPGYPVSSLICFEELITPVICLLAHRPLPARPEIEVELTRSLPSRLGLEEFVHLAVGRVGEKAVGIPLNRGAGNITTVTRAQAVMRIPAEAEGIAEDSLVRARLSVPPARLYDNLICVGSHDNVLDLLADELMGLPRAFRLISAHVGSMGGIAALKKGVCHMAGMHLLEEDSGDFNFAFLRKFYPEGRIVLLNLAIRRQGLIVPAGNPKGVRGVEDLKGKGLRYINRQRGAGTRILFDWHLRRAGLKPADVDGYAKEESTHMAVAVNVLTGAADCGMGIYAAARALGLDFVPLARERYDLAVPERFWEDPRILAVRDMLQTEAFKARLENLGGYETGLTGQIMHPGVRLGE
- a CDS encoding iron-containing alcohol dehydrogenase, yielding MWDEGCDYNTVREIRVKTTAYLGVGAIDKIDDILGRFRAEGVRALLCVSGGHAYKATGAWDKVEAAAARHRIRLALYNKVTPNPTTESVDEAAALGRAVNAEAVLAIGGGSPIDCGKSAAILLANPGKTGEDLYCFRFTPTTALPVIAINLTHGTGSEVNRFAVATVTRLNYKPAIAYDCIYPRYAIDDPALMTGLSADQTRYVSIDAVNHVIEAATTTVSNPFAVMLARETVRLVHAWLPKAVADPKNLKARYELAFAAMQAGVAFDNGLLHFTHALEHPLSAVQPNLTHGLGLAVLLPAVIEECYPARPGVLAHILEPLAPGLKGTPDEARKAAKAVEEWLFSLGVTRKLTDLGISEADVDKFCDLVEQTPSLGLLLSVAPVKGSRERVARIYRNSLRPML
- a CDS encoding CGGC domain-containing protein, giving the protein MKIGIIRCRQTEDYCPGTTDFVTAAKGKGAFESLGGCEVVGFISCGGCPGKSAVLRAQMLRDRGAEAVALASCITKGNPIGFPCPNREMMLAAIRRKLGDDFPVLEYTH